gcttTAATTAAAATTCACCAGGCTCTGGCAGGGGTTGGGTAGTGCCACTTGCTTCTGTCTCCTGGCTGGCTTGCCAAATAATGTTACTggatggctctggtttctgggcttctaggttcttggctgatGTCGCATAAAAGAACTTAAGGatatgccatagggtaggcaagggagtaaagagtttattaagaaacaagaaaacaagaaaagtgcACAGTCCAAGGCATGGACACAGGCATACTGCAGGGTGAGTGGCATGGGTGAGGCCCCAGGTCATGGcgttttaaagtctgtttgctgttctgattggttgccccacctgtcatttctcagggggccaattGTGAGGCCTTTCAAGGCTATCAGGCTTTTCCTTGACTCCTAACAGAATTTCATTACAATCTTGTTCCAAATGGTGTTCCCATGATCGTGTTCTCCTGGGgtccttccagcagccttcttgatGGCAGTTTTTCCCATGGggggtttccaggcagggttccatggccacatgtttcacagccatgtttttctgccaggtcttagacTCATCTTCCCTTTTTATAAACTAGTGTGCTTCAATATGATAATGTTACTTTCTAAATGTCTAATTAAAGTTTTTATTGCTCACAGGTTGGCTTTTAGAACTCTAGTAAGAAAATACAGTTGTGATCTGTGTTATACACCAATGATAGTTGCTGCTGATTTTGTCAAATCTATAAAAGCCAGAGACAGTGAATTCACCACAAACCAAGGTATGTAAAATCCATAGTTTCCtggctttgtaaaactttttaaaaataaataaacttcaaCTGTCTCATCTAATCAGAGACAACAcatttcagaggtttcattttaaaTTGTTTGGTTTATAAGTCTCACTTCAGATACAAAGtcacttgcttttcttttcaaaatagaaCCAAATCCTGTGGTCAATATTTTACTAAGTGAATTATCAGTAATATATCAAAATGTAAGTTCAGCCTTTATTAAGGCCCCAGGTCCTCTCACCTGGACTATTAGAATAGATTCCTATCTCACTGTCCTTCTTCCTGGTTACCCTCCAAACAGCTGAAAGTGACCTTTCTAAAACGTAAATTTGATCAGACCTCTTCCCTGCTTGAAACTTTCTTGAATTTCTCATTGCCTAAAGGAGTGCTTCTCAAAATGTAGTCACCAGACCTACATTATTATTGATCATTATTATTATCGGGAAACTtaatagaaatggaaattttgCCTCCcctcaaagaataaaattttagcaCCTTAGGATAATATATAAAGTCCTTCCTGATCTAGCCTCTGATAAGATGCAATCTTATCTCCCGTCAGTTCCTCCAACATCCTATTTTCTTCCTCAGAAATACTAAATTATTTTCAGGTCCTTGAACGTGCCCTGTTCCCTCACATATCTCTACCTGGAATAATTTTCCCAGTCATGCCTGTACCCCAGCTCCCCAGCTCTCTGGCAAACTATAGCTCGTGCTTCTTAATCCAGACCTGATTTTCCTAATCAACCTCTACTCatgccctctctccctccctcataAGTACAGGCTCTTCATTGTTGCACTAATCATACAacattataatttcttctttatctaCATGTCTCTCCCACTAGACTATAGGCTTCTTAGTGTTGGAGCTGTTTCTTACTAGTCTTTTATTTTCAGCATCTAACATAGTATTGAAAATATGTTATATTAGAGCAATAAATGGTTATAAGTTGAAATTCTGTAACTTTTCTGAGTTGCAAAGCGTGAAAGCACCCTACATCCTCATCAAGGAAAATCAAATTATTCTATCCTGTCATAATTCTGTAAATCAGTGGATTGCCAAAGATCCTAAGGCAGTGGAACTGGATAATTCCTAGAAAATTGCATTTTATCAAAGAGCCAGTAATTTTCATAGATGGTCCTCAGAAACACTGTAGGAAACACTAAAATGCATATATCCAAAGTTTATAACACTAACCAAAAATGAGAAATCCGATATTTAAAATCTAGGATAGCTCTAGTACTATATTAAAATTTAAGACTTTTATATGTAACAGAAGATCACAAATATACTTAAACAAAAACTCGGAAAAAATATAACTCAAGATAGATAGCAGAGctaatttctttgttttgttcatataaaaatacaatagaaaaatcactcttagaaaaatagctTATGAAGAGAAAGTActcaaaaatatacaaatgttgGATATACAGTATAGGATAGGCTATCAGGAAACAAGAACTTTCATCCATTTTGGTGGAAATCTGTATTGGATAAACTCTGTTGGAAGGTAATTTTGTAATATCTGTCAATATATTAAATCCCTATATCTAACAGTAACTACTAGAATTTAACCTATGAATATgcccaaaaatatatgtatatatttatattgattGCAAGAggcacaaatgaaaaaaatctagaaGTCCACTGTATGATCAATATTTACTGTCTTATTTTATGCATACTATACATACAGTAGAATACTAGCcactaaaaagaataaaatacatctGACTAGCTCACGCAGATACATCATAAGTTGCAGGAAATAAAAGTAGGAAGCATAGCAGTGTATATAGAAGGTTcccatttgtttaaattttacaGTTTATACATAAAATTGTTCTGGAAGGATGAACAATAAAGTAATTCTCACCTTTTGGGGAGAGAATGTGggaaagaatgtggaaaaacttacttttcattttataccCTTTTTTACTGGTTGACCTTTTACTAAATGTAAAttgcttttaatttaaaatatataaaattattttaaagctaTCTTATGTGAACAGGTGCTTCTAGACTAAAAATCATCAATGTTACTTCATCTTGTACAAACATTAGAATTTGGCATAATTTGTGCATGTGTATACATGTTTTCTTCCTATGGATTTTAATTATGAGCTGTTCATTTTATCAGGTGATTGTCCTTTGATTGTTCAGTTTGCTGCTAATGATGCAAGACTTTTATCTGATGCTGCCTGTATAGTCTGTCCTTATGCGAATGGAATAGACATTAACTGTGGTTGCCCTCAGAGGTAAAGCTCAAAGTAGttggaagaatttttttaaaagattaaagaaaaaattttgcaAACATGGTAAACTTATCTTTCTAGTTTTcgaaaattaaaaaggaaggaaaacagagtTTAAGCACTAGAACTTTAAATAAGAAGTAACAAAAAAGTATAAGAAAAGTTTATATAGGAACATTACGCAAACATCTTTCCTTATGGTTGAACCAGTATATAGACCCATGACAGGTGTTTCTTATTTCACCATTAAAATTTGTGCATGTGATTCTGCCTTGATCTTCATCCATAAGTAATGtgagaatcaaatatttatagtaattttaccattttgtcattcattcattcctgctCTAAAATCTACGATTCTTTGATTTGGGAGCTAGCcacatgttttctttatattaattccccttataaaaataactttttatacTCACCTTTTCTTTCTATACCACAATTATTTGACTGTATTTCAGTAGCTAGGTATTCATAGGATGTACTTAATTTGACAATTATATTCCTACCTTACTGGCATGTGGCACTGTTCTATATTATCTgtcaattatttaaaatgtttttaaaaataaaatcaaggttTTAAGCAAAGCATAATCCAAATAAGATTAGACATATCTGTATACTCATTAAGAGAATTTAATAAGCTGTTTAGTGGTATTGGAATGCAGTAAGCCAGAAATGACTTTCTACTTTTGAGATTTATAATACCTCTTGTTATAAACAATAAATATCAAATTTGGATTTAAGTAAATCTGATGTAATTGCAGTTAATTACAAATACCTGAATCAATATTGGATAAGTGAATTTGACTTTTCTCACTTGCCAATGAGAAGTTTCCTCTAAGTACATTTTGATCTGAGAACATGTTTTCCTAATCTCATGTTAATCTGATCCACTTAGAAACAATGGatctatgaatttttaaaatgcttctttTATTCCGGATGTCTAGAGATAGATGCATTTATATGGCAGTGTTTTCATTTAgattttatcttttcttcagCCATTTACAAttcatattttgttctttttgctttATAAAGATGGGCAATGGCAGAAGGTTATGGGGCGTGCTTAATAAATAAGCCAGAGCTTGTTCAAGATATGGTGAAACAAGTGAAAAATCAAGTGGAAAATCCTAGATTTTCAGTTTCTattaaaataaggtaaaaaaaaaaatattttactctgtTAACAAGATAGTCCCTTACTTAGGAAATAGAACAATATTCTTTTGGGGTGGGGAAGTCTATCTTCAACAAATTGGTACCTGATTTATGGAAACACTGAAACAAGATATTTAGTAAATGACTGTATACCCAGAATTTTTTTTATAATGCCGAAGaacttccttttttgttttccaacaaaaataaaaacactgctttatttttgaaaacttaCCCCAGAAGAAATCCTCAACTTTTTCCACGTATTACTTAATTAATGCTAAGAAATATTCCTAATTATTTGTCATCCTAATATTGCCAAAAGTATAATAGCTAGTCTTAAGTGGGAAGGAATCCCTAAATGAAACTTTACTGATAGTGGCATAAACTGAAAATATGATATAACAAAGCTAACTACATGAtgtaatatatgaaatatttaattagTGTATTCATTTTAGACTTAAGATTTGTTTGCTGTGAACAGACAGATGTAATCTTGGAATTATAGGATCCATGATGACCTTACAAGAACTGTAGATCTTTGTCGAAAGGCTGAAGCAACAGGAGTTTCCTGGATTTCAGTCCATGGAAGAACTGTTGAAGAAAGACATCAGCCAGTCCACTATGATGCCATTAAAATAATTAAGGAAAATATGTCTATACCTGTTATTGCTAATGGAGACATCAAAAGCTtaaaagaagcagaaaatgtGTGGCAAATTACTGGGGCAGAtggtaagaaatattttttaattagccAAAAAAAGTGGGGTAGGAAAGTAATGTTAAtgtaattttcattattattctttAACCCTGAACCATATTTTCCCACTGTACTAGTTTAAGCTGAGCAACTTACTAAAAtgccactttttaaatttttttaattgaagttatcattcatatatgaacatccataaacaataattgtatagtataaagttgtgaacttacaaaacaaacatgcatatcatcatacactaccccaccaccaccaccttgcattgttgtgaaatagtTGTTACAAACTATGGGAGAGCactgtcaaaacattactactaactgtagctaataccttacatttggtttattttaccCCACAACCACCTGGTTATTGACATCCTCTATTAGTATTTAActtgtagttcatgagagaatgttctcatatttctttGGTTAACCACAGTCCGTCTTCCACTGCAGGATTCATTGTGTTTtacagttccatgctttgtacaatccattcaaagtgtacactcagtggctacCATTAGCTGTTAATACTtagaaaaaatagattattttaaatgTGCAAATGAATTCAGTTACTTCTCTTCCACCATCATATTCAGTGACTAAGTGTGTTATAGATAGCCTATTAGTAAAATAGAGCCCCTAGAATAGAAATGAGTTAATGAACTCAGTAATTGGTCATAGAAATCTAGACTTTTATGCAGTCTTCCTAGCCTCTTACATTTTATGCATACCAAGCCATAATGACAGTGATTCCTACATGGACAAATGCAGATAAATTTAACTTTAAGCAAACCCAATTTATGACAATCTGGGATTATACTAGAGAAATACTAAGGATTAATTGCTTAATGTTGAAGGCAGTTTTTACAAAGAAGAATTCACaggaaaaattcttaaaaagtacattttaacTTGGCTAGCTTACAAAAAATACCagaataaattgttttataatttaaacaGACAAATGTAATATAGATATTGTGAAACCTTGTAataatactgtatttttaatatcttcagTTTGTTACATTGGCCTCATAGTCATGGATtcttaatgaatggataaatgtggTGTGCTTTAATTTGTAGGTGTGATGGTTGCAAGAGGACTTTTAGCAAATCCAGCGATGTTTGCTGGATATGAGGAAACACCGCTGAAATGCATCTGGGATTGGGTTGACATTGCTCTTGAACTTGGAACACCTTATATGTGTTTCCATCAGCATTTAATGTACATGATGGAAAAGATAACTTCAAGGCAGGAAAAAAGGGTGTTTAATGCTTTGTCAAGCACATCAGCAGTTTTAGATTACCTTACAGACCATTATGGCATTTGACTGGACTTTCTAAATTTTAagacataattttttttgttctacAATGAAAGCACAAAAttacatcttcttttttcttaaaatcagTGACTCTCAAACTATAGTATAAAATAGGTTCCCTgggtaacatttttaaaagcattccTTGACCCTACCCTCAGAGATTTTGATTTAGTAGATCTGGGAGATCTACAATTTTAAAGAAGAACCCAGTTGATTGAAACAACCTGGTCATACTAGGTCCAAACATCAACAATACTCTGAATCCTGTTATGGATTgggggtgtggagaaagtgaGAAGTGCTGCGTTTTTTCCCTAAAGGAAtcttgttttttacatttttaaacaaaacttTTTACTATAATACTAAGAAAGTATGACTCATAGAGTATCTATAAATTAACTATAAGTGTGTTTTTAACTAAAAGAAGTGCAGAGAAGTATCAGAATAATGCCAGCATCTTGTAAAATGAAAAGGAACATGAGATTCTATATAGAATTGCGTTCAGACTTAGATTAAAAAGTCAAATTGGAAAATCAACTGGTACTGTCTAATTGAATTTCACACCTCACAGTATTTGTTTCAGATGTATCTGAAGTTAATTGGACGTGATGATTTCTATTATTTAAAACCAAGATGCAGCGAAGCTCTTTAAATGACATTAAATTTGGTACATTTCAAGCTTTCCAGAAGGTTTCAGAGTTTGTTAAATATACCCATAATCTGAAATGTTAAAATTAACTGTAGTTCCTTGCATCTTAAGTATAAAAAATTTCATCACTAATCTGGAGATGACTGTTGTCTTGAAATACCATTTCCTAGACAATAGTAaccaagttttatttttaactttaaaacttAATTTTCATATGGTTTTAATGATGTTATTTTTATGCCTCCCAGCAACTGATAATTTTAGCTTTAAAAATTCCATGATTTAGGAATGTTACTCATAGAATTATTACTGATGAATGTGTCTGCAAGAATTATGTCATGTTGAAGTAAAACAGTTCCATAATTATTtgtattaacaaaatgaaaaatattagaatataatTATCTAAAACAGATAATTTAAGAGTTTGGTTATATTaagtgaataaattttaaaataagctctGTGCTGCCATATTTTTTCTTAGGCACATTCACAGTGCTTTCATTTTTCaattagtgtattttttttttaaacattttttttctttttttttttctttttttttttttttaaagatttatttatttatttaattccccccctcccccggttgtctgttcttggtgtctatttgctgcgtattgttttctttgtccgcttctgttgtcgtcagcggcacgggaagtgtgggcggcgccattcctgggcaggctgctctttcttttcacgctgggcggctctcctcacgggagcactccttgcgcgtggggctcccccacgcaggggacacccttgcgtggcacggcactccttgcgcgcatcagcgctgcgcatggccagctccacacgggtcaaggaggcccggggtttgaaccgcggacctcccatatggtagacagacgccctaagcactgggccaaagtccgtttccctcaattaGTGTATTTTTAAAGCTAACTGGAATAtattacactaatgaaagaagttgttaatgtgggggaaagtgggaggtgtggggagtggggcatatgggaatcccttatattttttttaagtaatttatcttttaaaaataaataaaaaacattaaaaaaataaagatgacttTTTCATTTGATATGAATAGTATATAAACAAATAGGAAGCAATGGTCAAAACTTAATCATTTTgatgtttataaattaactatgacTACCATTAGGGTAAGATGCATATTATTTTGAAGGAACCAgtatggaaatttttattttaaaaaaattacttctgGTTACTTTATGTTCAAAGTCTTTCTTATACATGTTATCAAATATACTTAggataaaattagaaaaagcaccaatttaaatgtttttatgttcTTTTAGTTCCCTCTTTATGTTCaacatttaatgtttaaaataattgtaCTCTCCTGAAGGATAgtactttgatttgcattcctgATATGTTGTCaatattgaagggaaaaaaactaaTAATTTTATTCACTCAATTTGAAAGCTCGGAAAATAGCAATTCAAAGAATAAACCCATTTAACGTTTTGTGTGctatttaccttttaaaaaagacaatattaaaaaataattttaaaaattttaaattatttaaagaaagaataaaccCATACGCGgcattgctttccttttctcccaGTCCGCGAACATCGTCCTGAAGTGCAATGGTCTTTTTCCAGGGTATGAACAAGAACCAAAAGAATTACAAGAGTATGTGTTGTGATATTACAAATTCTCCTACATTTTCTGAACAAAAGCTATACAATCAGCAAACCTAGCACTTTTGTTTATATATAGCTTAACTTCGGGCAATAAACGGTTCCCATCAAAAAGAGAGCTACAAAAATAACATATATAACTGGAAAGGAATGCGTTTTCAACACGTTCACTGGATTTGCACCGTCCTATCTAAACTCTGGACCCCTGTGGCATTCCTTCTCCCAGGATTCCAAGAGGCTCAGCCAGAAAACCTGTTAACCTACCGCTCCCACTCTATACACAGTTTATCACTGTAAAGCCTGCGCTCCCGAAGGGCTTGAGGGCCTCAAGTATGGGGCTGAAAAGTCTGAGTCATCCTCTAACTCCACCACCAACTTAAAAACAATTACTGCCAATAAACGTAGTCGCGAGCGCTGCAGCCTACAACCACCAACGGGTCAGGCACCCTACCACCCCAGTGGAAGGGAGGAGGCCAGCGCGGGTGGGAGTGGGTCGGTCCTCACCAGCGATTCTCCCAACCTAACTTGCCCACCCACCCGACCCGCGGGCAGCGTCGTCTGACGTCGGCGGGCCAGGCCGGCAGCGGGCGGGGAAGGCAGGGCGAGACCCGGGGCCGCGATCTCGCGAGGTGACGGGGAACGCTAGGACGCGCAGAACCCGCCCTGCTGCCGCGCTGCGGCGGGATCGCGCGCCTTTCCTCGGGTGTATAATTGCGGAAGCTGGCGGTGCACCCGGCGCCCGGGTCTAGGGCCCTCCGTGCGTTCGGGGAACCGAAGGACCACGAACCGCGGGACGTTAGGAGAGGGAAGCGTTAAGCTGCCGTCGCCGCGAAGTTAGTCAAAAGAAAGCCCTTGGTCCCCGCAGGCCTTCTGGTGGGGCTCTGCTCGTGGGAGAGGTGGACACACGGCCTTCCGGCCCACCCTttaccttttttcttctctcccaggtTTAATGCCAGGCGCCTCTAGTTAGGGGAAGATCGGACGCGGTAAACCCCCAGTACTTAAAACCTTGCGCCCCAGGTGTCTTTTTAACCGTTTTCTTTGAAAGGCAGCAAAGTAAACAAAGTGTTTTCTCTGTTTAGgtgtgaagagaaaaaaatgacactTCAGTGGGCGGCAGTTGCAACCTTTCTTTATGCTGAAATAGGACTCATTTTAATCTTCTGTCTACCTTTTATTCCTCCTCAGAGGTAGGAAACCTTCAAATCGTTAcgataataaatatttgattagcCCCTTTAGACTGCTTAGTATGATGCAGAAAGTTTTCTtacgattaaaaaaaaaagttttgacaaATTATATAAAGgtgctctttaaaaataaagtaacagacaAATTAGGTAATGtataacaatattaaaatatcactTATATAAAACTTGTGTTATGTATACaaataaattaactttttttttcctcccttaggAGAAGAAACCTAGTTCCTTTAGTGCTGTTGTTGGTAGAGCGAGTGTAGCTctggttgagcgcctgtttcatATGCATGAGATTCCCCAGCTCAATCCCTAGTATCttctaaggaaaaacaaaagtagTTATggttatacctttttttttaactttttattttaaaataatttcaaacttacaggaaagttgcaaaaataatgaaatggatATGCTTTTACACTTATTTTGTTGCCCTGaaagggaagaataaatatcaatgGATAACTTAAATTTACAGTACCGTATGGTTGCAAAAACATTTCATTGGAAATAGATGAGTAAAATTTAGAAACTTAAgccaatgaataattttttagtttGGGCCTCATGTAACCAAAAAGTATTATCGTTGATGTTTAATGATAATTTTACCACTTTTTATCCCACACAAAATTAAGtactgaatatattaaaaatatcagaAACATGTTAAGATTAGTTCCATAGCAGACTATCTTTTAAGAAGgtcttttaagtattttaaatattttcatccaAGCATGGGCTCATTTTACCCTTTAAAGTAGTTCGTTTATTAACAGTTCAGTTTTAGTTGCAGAAATTTGATAGTATGTGTGGTGAAATTTACATTGAACAAAAATGTTGCAAGACTTTTGTTTGTACATAaggcataaaagaaaataaatgagatcTTAGAGATAAATCACTAAAAGCATAGTGAGATCATGGAACTGGAAGAGACTTAAGAAAATTTAACCTTGACTCAAGTTTCAGGTAGTCTTCCACAATTCTTAACTTTCTTTAAGCTATTTACATTTCTACTCTCTTCTACTATTGTCTTTCAGTTATAccatcatttttccttccttaccAAAGAAAGAAATTGTGAGAAAGGGCCTTAGAGATTATTTTATACAACCCATCATTTTAGATTACATtactgagactgagagaggagaaaTAGCCTAAGCCCACTCAGCTGGTCAGTGGCAGATTCTAGATAAGAATCTAGGACTTCTGCCTCTCAGTCTGTTGATTTTGTTTCAAGCCCTCAACAACAccctgttttgctttttgttaatGTTCCCaacaatatatatacatatattttttgagatactggggtcagggactgaacccaggaccttaggTGGGAAGCCGGtcctcaaccattgagccacattggctccccacaCCAATAAAATCCTATATTCAGTAGAAGTAAAGCTTATATATAAAcatctgatttataaatgagggTTAAGGATTTGCAAAAACATGTATTTTGGTTTGTTGGTCTTTTCTTCTTCGAAGGGCCCATTAGTTATgtgtcaatctttttttttcctactaaatataatattttacttATTCTGGTCAAGTTAACTATTTGATAGATACAGTGTGTTTATTTATTCACAGTGTATAAATATATCCTCATGTACAAATATACCTAAGGAAATGTATATGTGCACACATCCATATTTAGAATGTCTGTACTGTGTGTGTCTA
This window of the Dasypus novemcinctus isolate mDasNov1 chromosome 5, mDasNov1.1.hap2, whole genome shotgun sequence genome carries:
- the LOC101437845 gene encoding tRNA-dihydrouridine(20a/20b) synthase [NAD(P)+]-like: MKSDCKKATVCQERKKDPIEMFHSGQVVKICAPMVRYSKLAFRTLVRKYSCDLCYTPMIVAADFVKSIKARDSEFTTNQGDCPLIVQFAANDARLLSDAACIVCPYANGIDINCGCPQRWAMAEGYGACLINKPELVQDMVKQVKNQVENPRFSVSIKIRIHDDLTRTVDLCRKAEATGVSWISVHGRTVEERHQPVHYDAIKIIKENMSIPVIANGDIKSLKEAENVWQITGADGVMVARGLLANPAMFAGYEETPLKCIWDWVDIALELGTPYMCFHQHLMYMMEKITSRQEKRVFNALSSTSAVLDYLTDHYGILGEDRTRCEEKKMTLQWAAVATFLYAEIGLILIFCLPFIPPQRWQKIFSFHVWGKIATFWNKAFLTIIVLLIVLFLDAVREVRKYSTAHTIEKSATSRPNAYEHTQMKLFRSQRNLYISGFSLFFWLVLRRLVTLITQLAKELSAKRMLKNQAENTNEAAKQYMEENEKLKQMLKSQGMKEEYILEAENKKLVEDQEKLKTELKKTSDALFKAQNDLMTMKMQSERLSKEYDRLLKEHSELQGHLEKGNKKGL